The Terriglobus roseus region AACCCGTTAAAAACCAAAGATACTGGCAGATAAAAAGCCTATTACCGAACCTGAAATGGAACGGCTGATATTGCCAGCAGGGTCAAAACGGGTTGCGATATAAGGGTGAGCTAAGAAATTCCGCTCGGAGAGTGCTGTGAAAGCTTGCCGTTTGTTGTTCGTTCTTCTTGTTGCCGTACTTGTTTCGGTGATTTCGTCACGTGCCCAGGAGCGCTGGTCCGCTGACAAAGCAAAGGATTGGTATGCCAAGCAGCAGTGGTTGGTGGGCGCGAACTACGTGCCTTCCGATGCCATTAACCAGCTTGAAATGTTCCAGGCAGCAACGTGGAATCCGGCGCTGAATGACAAGGAACTGGGATGGGCTGAAGGCATTGGCATGAACACCATGCGCGTGTTCCTGCATGACCAGTTGTGGGCGCAGGATCCTGAGGGGTTCAAGAAGCGGCTGAATGAGTTTCTGGCCATCTGCGCGAAGCATCACATCAAGCCGATGCTGGTGCTATTTGATTCTGTGTGGGACCCCGAGCCAAAGCTGGGACCGCAGCATCCTCCGATTCCGGGAGTGCATAACTCGGGATGGGTGCAGAGCCCGGGACGTAAAGGCCTAACTGATCCTGCTTATGAGCCGAAGTTGGAAGCGTATGTGAAGGGCGTTGTTGGTGCGTTTGCGAAGGATGATCGCATCCTGGCATGGGACATCTGGAATGAGCCGGATAACGACACGCCGCAGTACGGTGTGATTGCGAACAAAACAGCGCGCATCGATTACTACCTGCCCAAGGCGTTTGCATGGGCGCGTAGCGAGCATCCGATACAGCCGTTGACCAGCGGTGTGTGGCATGACGATTGGAATCCCGGGAAGTTGAAGTCGACCGCGAAGATTCAGCTTGAAGAGTCTGACGTGATCAGCTTCCACAACTACGGATGGCCTGAGGAGTTTGAGGCGAAGATCAAGGAACTGCAGCAGTATGGCCGTCCGATCATCTGCACGGAGTACATGGCGCGTGGTGCGGGCAGCACGTTTGATAACAGCTTGCCCATTGCGAAGCAGTATCACGTGGGTGCCATCAACTGGGGTCTTGTGGATGGCAAGACGCAGACGCGTTATCCGTGGGACTCATGGAAGAAGCCCTATGTGATGGATCAGCCGGTGCTTTGGTTCCATGATGTGTTTCATGCGGATGGCACGCCCTATCGTCAGCATGAGGCGGAGTTGATTCGGCAATTGACTGGCCGGGGCATGCAGTAGAGAGCAAAGCGCGAACGCCGTGGTTGCAGGGAATCCTCTGCGATCACGGCGTTTGTTGTTTACAGAACTTGTAGGGCGTCTAGTGCTAACCTTGGCAGTGACGCATTATCTTTTCACGAGGTTTCACGACACATGGCTACAGCCGTAATCGCACCCGAAGAAGTTCTCCCGTACAAGGTCGCTGACCTATCGCTTGCTTCATGGGGACGTAAGGAAATCGACATTGCCGAGCAGGAGATGCCCGGCCTGATGAGCATCCGTGCGAAGTATGCTGCAGGCAAGCCGCTGGCGGGTGTACGCGTGACCGGATCGCTGCACATGACCATTCAGACGGCTGTGCTGATCGAGACGTTGAAGGACCTTGGTGCCGATGTTCGCTGGGCAAGCTGCAACATCTTCTCCACGCAAGATCAT contains the following coding sequences:
- a CDS encoding cellulase family glycosylhydrolase, producing the protein MKACRLLFVLLVAVLVSVISSRAQERWSADKAKDWYAKQQWLVGANYVPSDAINQLEMFQAATWNPALNDKELGWAEGIGMNTMRVFLHDQLWAQDPEGFKKRLNEFLAICAKHHIKPMLVLFDSVWDPEPKLGPQHPPIPGVHNSGWVQSPGRKGLTDPAYEPKLEAYVKGVVGAFAKDDRILAWDIWNEPDNDTPQYGVIANKTARIDYYLPKAFAWARSEHPIQPLTSGVWHDDWNPGKLKSTAKIQLEESDVISFHNYGWPEEFEAKIKELQQYGRPIICTEYMARGAGSTFDNSLPIAKQYHVGAINWGLVDGKTQTRYPWDSWKKPYVMDQPVLWFHDVFHADGTPYRQHEAELIRQLTGRGMQ